The genome window GTTCCATGCCATGATATCCATCTGTTCATCCATCCTTGTCGTATCCCCAGTATAGATATGTTGTGACGTAGCTTCCCGCTTCCAATCCATGTCGATTGATATATCCACAAACGTACCTGAGCGCTGGTAACAGTGAGCTCAACCTCACCGCGGGCGGCagagatgatggaagagaacttctcaacaacaccgGGGATAAGTCCAAGTCGGTTGTTCTCGGCGAGGGTGGCGAGGAAGTTCTTGACGGTCTCgtccttggtgttgatctgcttctcgagctcctggacgatggccttcttgtcggCCGCGGTGAGGGTAGGGGCGGACAGGACGGCGGCGAGCTTGGGGTCCTTCTCGATGAGAGCACCGAGTCTGTTCAGGGCATCGGCAGCGGCGTCGATGCTCGAGGTCTTGACGGCGGCAGTGTACTAAATTGACGCAAAAGAAAAAATTGCGTGTCAGCGACGACGCGATTCCAATTGAGGTTTCTGTGCCATGACGAGGGGAGTACAATTGGCCTACGAAGCCAATTGACACATGAAAGGTTCGAGGTACGATGCTTTCTTCATTGTAGGCGGTGCATTATTACCAGAGCAGTAGCATATGTGCCATCAACGCCGAAGACGGAAATCGGGGGCTTGACTTCGGTCGAGGCAGCGGCAGCGAAGGATCGGACGGGGGCGGCTCGGAGGGCGAGGGCTCGCTGAGGAGCGGCGACTCGGGCGGCGCGGAGAACCTGTCGCGAGAACATGACGGCGGCTGCTTtgacgaggacgagaaggagggagatgagaagaagggtgtGATGGTTGATGTTCGGCTTCGATTCACTTGGAGGTTGTTGCTAGCCTGGGGTCTCGGCAATTTTCGGGCGCTTGATGCCTTACGTCCGTTCCAGGCACCCACTTTCTGATTACATAACTCAATATCAAATATCAAATATCAGACATTTGTATCTCTTGGCTCTTGAGTTTCTATCAGAGAAGGTCAATCGGTTCATGGAATACTAAAATAATAGTCTTGTTGATTCCTCAGGACTCATTCTTGTTAATGCACATGCAAGTTACTATAGTGCGGAACCCCAATGGCGCGGAACGACTAACAGCCTGCTCCCTATCAATCATGATCATACAGCCAAACAGCTTCTTACACTCTAGAACATTTCCTCAAACGCCCAAAACTCCCAATTGCTAAGTGTCAGTACCTGTACCAGTTCCTTCACCCTCAAACTTCTCCTAGTCGCTCTTGAGCATGCTGTCCACCAGATCACCAAGAGGACCCCAGTAATCTCGACCACTCGCCAGGCCGTGCTCATCAACAAACAGCACGTACTGCTTGAAGCTCGTGTTGAGGTGCGGCTCGAGACCGAGCTCACGAATCACGGGGTAGTGGTGGCAGTAGATGTGTGCATATACACGGTACATGCGTTTGAAGATCTGGCGAACCAGCGCTGGGAATGATTTGGGGAAGGGTACGCCTGGTGACTATTAGTGTAAGTTCCCGAGACTATGAAACCATCCAATGCCTACCGATCTTGCTGGGCAAGACTTGTTCGTTGTCGATATTCGCCTGCACCCATGACATGAGCTGCTCAATGTATGCTGGCGCAGGCATCTTGGTTGGACGCTTGTAGTTCTCATTGTCTTGCCACAAATACTCGAACCTATTTCTGTCAGTTTCTGAGTTGTCCTTGGCTTAGGGAACCCTACTCATCAGTAGCCTTCATTTCAGGGCATGACTGTGGTGAGCAGAACTCGGTAATGGCACCGTAGAGAAGGTTGATCTGGTTATAGAAGTCCACCACTGGGCCATCAAATTAGCCACGTCTCCTCACAATGCTCAACTTTGGTAAACTTACTGTTGACAGCTAACCATTCGTTCTCGTCCTCGCCTTCTGGAAGCTTGACAACCTTGCGCAAGCTGCCACCGCCGAGCGTCACCTCAGCATATTGTCGCAACTGATAACTGGCCGAACCGCCCTTGCCCACGCGCGGGCGGAACTGGTTTCTCGTCCGCTGGTTACTATTCACCAAAGTTCCCGGGTCAGCAAGTGTCAACTCATCCACAAACATCAGAGGTTCTCCCGATAGCGAGACGGGTATAATGGTCGTTTCCAACTGCAGCATCGTCAAAAGCGACTTCGGGTTCAAGTATCGAAACATGCTGGCGGTGTGCGGCGGCGAACACGGGGACTCCATGGTTACGGCGTTTGGGAATAATGTAGAGAGACTAACACGGTAGTTAAGAAGGCTTGAGCCATTGTGAGCGGCGATTTCGACGAGGTCTCAAAAGGTCGAGTTGCGATGCTATTGCATTCCAGCGGTTAGCGGGGCAATCAATCATGGGTTATAGTGAGGGGAGACAAACATGGCTGGGTAAATGAGACAGATACCTCTAATCTTTCTCGTGAATAATTAGATGCGATATTGCAGA of Fusarium oxysporum Fo47 chromosome I, complete sequence contains these proteins:
- a CDS encoding Mob1/phocein, whose translation is MESPCSPPHTASMFRYLNPKSLLTMLQLETTIIPVSLSGEPLMFVDELTLADPGTLVNSNQRTRNQFRPRVGKGGSASYQLRQYAEVTLGGGSLRKVVKLPEGEDENEWLAVNMVDFYNQINLLYGAITEFCSPQSCPEMKATDEFEYLWQDNENYKRPTKMPAPAYIEQLMSWVQANIDNEQVLPSKIGVPFPKSFPALVRQIFKRMYRVYAHIYCHHYPVIRELGLEPHLNTSFKHESKPNINHHTLLLISLLLVLVKAAAVMFSRQVLRAARVAAPQRALALRAAPVRSFAAAASTEVKPPISVFGVDGTYATALYTAAVKTSSIDAAADALNRLGALIEKDPKLAAVLSAPTLTAADKKAIVQELEKQINTKDETVKNFLATLAENNRLGLIPGVVEKFSSIISAARGEVELTVTSAQALDKRTLNRLETAVSKSAYVGQGQKLKVTNEVNPEIVGGLVVEIGDRTIDLSVSSRIAKMNKLLTDSLVSFASSRGIRHHAKLALSGLPIDFGGFSSACFFSSPPSPIAVVSPG